Proteins from a single region of Flavobacterium sp. K5-23:
- a CDS encoding TIGR00730 family Rossman fold protein, which translates to MRLEDFDNDEDKIIQDKLKRKTWNEIRTNDSWAIFKIMAEFVNGYETMGRIGPCVSIFGSARTKPDDKYYLLAESIAFKISKAGYGVITGGGPGIMEAGNKGAHLGGGTSVGLNIVLPFEQHYNPYIDGDKNLNFDYFFVRKVMFVKYSQGFVVMPGGFGTMDELFEAITLIQTKKIAKFPIILIGTSFWSGLMDWVKTVLIEKEHTVSPEDMNLIKIVDTEDEVVAVLDNFYKKYNLKPNF; encoded by the coding sequence ATGAGATTAGAAGATTTTGACAATGACGAGGATAAAATAATTCAGGATAAACTGAAACGTAAAACCTGGAACGAGATAAGAACCAATGACAGTTGGGCTATATTTAAAATTATGGCCGAATTTGTGAATGGATACGAAACTATGGGACGTATTGGACCCTGCGTATCTATTTTTGGATCGGCTAGAACAAAGCCAGATGACAAATATTATTTACTTGCTGAAAGTATAGCATTCAAAATCAGTAAAGCGGGTTATGGTGTGATTACAGGCGGTGGACCAGGAATTATGGAAGCCGGAAATAAGGGAGCTCATCTAGGTGGAGGAACTTCTGTAGGTTTGAATATTGTGTTGCCATTCGAACAACATTATAATCCATATATAGACGGAGACAAGAATTTAAATTTTGATTATTTCTTTGTTCGAAAAGTAATGTTTGTAAAATACTCTCAAGGTTTCGTTGTGATGCCAGGAGGTTTTGGAACAATGGACGAATTGTTTGAAGCGATTACTTTGATACAGACCAAAAAAATTGCAAAATTCCCTATTATCCTTATTGGAACAAGTTTTTGGTCTGGATTAATGGACTGGGTAAAAACAGTTTTAATTGAAAAAGAACATACTGTAAGTCCTGAGGATATGAATTTAATCAAGATTGTAGATACCGAAGACGAAGTGGTAGCAGTTTTGGATAATTTCTATAAGAAATACAACTTGAAACCTAATTTTTAA